Part of the Planococcus plakortidis genome is shown below.
GCTGGCCAGATCCAAGCTCAAGGTGCCGCCCATCGATTGCCCAATGACAAAGACCGATGTGCATGTTTGCTTGAGTTCTAAATAGGCCTGCTCGACACTCTGGAACCAGTCCTCATTAGAGAATGGTTGCAGGTCCTTGAAATGGGTGCCATGGCCCGGCAGCCGCGGACAGGAAACCGTATAGCCTTGCTTGCCGAGCGCTTCGCCTAATTCCCTGACGCTTTGCGGCGTGCCGAGAAACCCGTGGCACAATAGGATGCCGGTGCTGCCGCCTTTCAGAAAGAAGGCTTCTGCCCCTTGGATGACAGGATATTGTTCGTTCATGCAATCCCTCCTTCAGCTGTTTAAAATCAGGAGGCCCACTAGCTGCCCCTAATGTGAAGTAGTGCGAAAAAAGCTTATTCACATTAGACTATATTTAAAACCTACTTGTCAACTAGGTTTTATAAAATGAACGATCAACCACACCAGGCGCTCCCTTAATGCTTTAAACTTCCGAAGGCTTCCCTTGGCGCGCCCATGACGCAATCGCTGCAATATCAGCGGGCGTCGTGCTGCAACAGCCGCCAATGATGTCAGCTCCTGCTTCATGCCAGGCTTTCGAATTGGCTGAAAACGCACCAGCCGACGGTTCTTCGCTCCAGGTTTTGCTTACCGGGTCGTAAGTGGCGCCGGAATTCGGATAGACGATGACCGGTTTGGAAGATGCGCTTTTCACTTCCTGGATCAAGGATCCGATAAATTGCGGCGCTGTGCAATTAATGCCGATCGCCGCCACTTGCGGCTGGACATCGAGCCAGTTCGCACAATCTGCAATCCGCTCCCCGTCGCTAATATGGAACTCATCTTTCGCGCTGAACGTGAACCAGGCAGACACTTGCGGAAATTCTTCCAGCACGCTTACGATCGCTTTCGCTTCCACGAGGCATGGCAAAGTTTCACATGCTAACACATCCGCCCCTGCTTCGACCAGCACACGGATGCGCTCTCTGTGGAATGCAGCCAATTGCTCTTCGCCAATCGCATAGCCGCCGCGGTATTCAGACCCGTCCGATAAAAACGCACCGTACGGGCCGACAGAGGCCGCCACTAAAGGCTTCGGCCTATCCGAACGATCCGCTGCAGCGTCCCAAAACTCATCGCGTGCTTGCGTTGCCAGCTGGACAGATTTCGTGATCAACGCGATCGCT
Proteins encoded:
- the mmuM gene encoding homocysteine S-methyltransferase, whose product is MNPIEQILNEFPVLIVDGAMATELENYGCNLNDSLWSAKILIENPELIKKVHVDYFEAGADCAITASYQATIEGYRERGLTESQAIALITKSVQLATQARDEFWDAAADRSDRPKPLVAASVGPYGAFLSDGSEYRGGYAIGEEQLAAFHRERIRVLVEAGADVLACETLPCLVEAKAIVSVLEEFPQVSAWFTFSAKDEFHISDGERIADCANWLDVQPQVAAIGINCTAPQFIGSLIQEVKSASSKPVIVYPNSGATYDPVSKTWSEEPSAGAFSANSKAWHEAGADIIGGCCSTTPADIAAIASWARQGKPSEV